The following are encoded in a window of Perca flavescens isolate YP-PL-M2 chromosome 24, PFLA_1.0, whole genome shotgun sequence genomic DNA:
- the atp7b gene encoding copper-transporting ATPase 2, with protein MFSPKSPKNVSKYVSKSSHGAGEQMYMVECKPDCTCSVHPAGGCCGGQCAPELKEKGPDIEKQGLDNLAYEYGSQSELYPPSKAASTATLKLLGLAPRHQAQAIESRICHLNGVLAASLSLTSSLAKVDYDASVITTKEIALELQTAGFNVESAVQIRVDGMHCQSCVQSIEGQIGPLPGVSHIQVSLQNAAALIVYQPLLVTQQELREKIEDMGFGATLSADDPSGYDISCWQRDLLNSTVNIWIVGMTCNSCVQSIEGRISQMTGVRSIAVSLKDEKGTITFDPSLTEPEQLRAAIEDMGFDASLEEPASAKNVRGCEKSRPVTSGLSELSDLQVPNKPGVSNGSGSQATSGSEMKVQKCFICVMGMTCASCVANIERSLRKHKGIVTVLVSLMAGKAEVKYDSEVVSAAAVTQLIEDLGFGAKLIEDNAVTHGKLDLTITGMTCASCVHNIESKLTSTKGILGASVALATKKAQIMFDPEVLGARDIIKIIQSLGFEASLVKAGFKNKLDHTEEIQQWKNSFLFSLVFGLPVMGLMVYMMVMDSQHQEHGGSMPEEQNLLPGLSLLNLAFFLLCTPVQIFGGRYFYIQAYRSLKHRTANMDVLIVLATSIAYIYSCVVLVVAMVERASQSPVTFFDTPPMLFLFIALGRWLEHIAKSKTSEALAKLMSLQATDATVVTLGLDHSITSEEQVVVELVQLGDIVKVAPGGRFPVDGRVIEGSSMADESLITGEPMPVSKKVGSLVIAGSINAHGALLVEATHVGADTTLSQIVKLVEEAQTSKAPIQQFADRLSGYFVPFIVIVSLLTLVAWLAVGFVDFDIVKENFPGYNQNISKAEVIVRFAFQASITVLSIACPCSLGLATPTAVMVGTGVGAQNGILIKGGEPLEMAHKINVVMFDKTGTITNGIPRVTRVLVLWEIARMPLRKILALVGTAEASSEHPLGMAVTKHCKEELGCDLLGYCRDFQAVPGCGISCRVSNVEHLLQQQSEERFLLPGATTDESSLLSAAEATPAVEPMSYSVLIGNREWMRRNGHHIGADVDAAMSSHETKGQTAILVAIDGVLCAMLAIADTVKPESALAVFTLNSMGIEVVMITGDNRRTAKAIAAQVGIRKVFAEVLPSHKVAKVQELQEQGWRVAMVGDGVNDSPALARADVGIAIGTGTDVAIEAADIVLIRNDLLDVVASVELSKKTVRRIRTNFVFALIYNLVGIPIAAGVFMPVGLVLQPWMGSAAMAASSVSVVLSSLMLRMYKKTSVELYEARALGQMKSLRSSQISTHLGLYGQRRSPAPPAGAREQLSQSSGVPPSNGLSPINSVPVQGRYSLLDHWTAEDLNVL; from the exons ATGTTTTCTCCAAAGTCGCCTAAAAATGTGTCCAAGTATGTCTCCAAGTCGTCGCACGGCGCAGGGGAGCAGATGTATATGGTTGAGTGTAAGCCGGACTGCACCTGTAGTGTCCACCCGGCCGGCGGCTGCTGCGGGGGACAATGCGCGCCCGAGTTGAAG GAGAAAGGCCCTGACATCGAGAAACAAGGCCTTGACAACTTGGCCTACGAGTACGGGAGTCAGAGTGAGCTCTACCCTCCATCCAAAGCTGCCTCCACAGCAACTTTAAAACTCCTGGGACTCGCCCCCAGGCACCAGGCCCAAGCCATCGAGAGCAGAATCTGCCACCTGAATGGCGTACTTGCTGCCAGCTTGTCTTTAACCAGCAGCTTAGCCAAAGTGGACTACGACGCCTCAGTTATCACAACCAAAGAGATTGCTCTGGAGCTGCAGACCGCAGGATTCAATGTGGAGTCAGCGGTGCAGATCAGGGTGGATGGGATGCACTGCCAGTCTTGTGTGCAGTCCATCGAGGGACAGATTGGTCCTCTACCTGGTGTTTCACATATTCAGGTGTCCCTTCAAAACGCTGCGGCGCTGATTGTGTATCAGCCTCTTCTAGTTACACAACAGGAGCTGAGAGAAAAGATCGAGGACATGGGTTTTGGTGCCACTTTATCCGCGGATGATCCATCTGGATATGATATAAGCTGCTGGCAGAGGGACTTATTGAACTCGACTGTAAACATTTGGATTGTAGGGATGACTTGCAACTCCTGCGTACAGTCCATAGAAGGGAGGATCTCTCAAATGACAGGAGTGCGGTCCATAGCGGTGTCACTGAAGGACGAAAAGGGAACGATAACCTTTGACCCCAGTCTGACAGAGCCGGAGCAGCTCAGGGCAGCTATCGAAGACATGGGCTTCGACGCATCACTTGAAG AACCTGCGTCTGCAAAGAACGTCCGGGGTTGTGAAAAGTCCAGGCCTGTTACCTCTGGACTTTCTGAACTTTCTGACTTGCAAGTGCCCAATAAGCCGGGAGTCAGCAATGGCAGTGGATCACAGGCAACCTCTGGAAGCGAGATGAaagtacaaaaatgttttatttgcgtAATGGGAATGACATGCGCCTCCTGCGTGGCCAACATTGAGAGGAGCCTGCGCAAACACAAGG GAATTGTAACGGTGTTGGTGTCACTCATGGCTGGAAAGGCGGAGGTGAAATATGATTCAGAAGTCGTGAGCGCCGCTGCTGTAACTCAGCTCATAGAAGACTTAGGCTTTGGCGCCAAGCTGATAGAGGACAACGCAGTAACACATGGGAAACTGGACCTCACT ATAACAGGCATGACATGTGCATCGTGTGTGCACAACATTGAGTCCAAACTCACCTCAACCAAAGGGATCCTCGGGGCCTCCGTCGCCCTGGCAACCAAAAAAGCCCAGATCATGTTTGACCCAGAAGTGCTCGGAGCTCGAGATATTATCAAGATCATTCAG AGTCTTGGTTTCGAGGCCAGTCTGGTGAAGGCGGGCTTCAAAAACAAACTCGATCACACGGAAGAAATTCAACA GTGGAAGAACTCCTTTCTGTTCAGCCTTGTTTTCGGCCTGCCCGTCATGGGCCTCATGGTCTACATGATGGTGATGGACAGTCAGCACCAGGAGCACGGAGGCTCCATGCCCGAGGAGCAGAACCTGCTGCCCGGCCTCTCCCTCCTCAACCTGGCCTTCTTCCTGCTCTGTACACCTGTGCAG ATCTTTGGAGGCCGCTACTTCTACATCCAGGCTTATCGCTCGTTGAAACACCGCACGGCCAACATGGACGTGCTGATTGTGTTAGCCACCTCTATTGCCTACATCTACTCCTGCGTAGTCCTTGTTGTAGCCATGGTGGAGCGAGCCAGCCAGAGCCCCGTCACCTTTTTCGACACTCCACCCATGCTGTTTCTGTTCATCGCGCTGGGACGATGGCTGGAACACATTGCAAAG aGTAAAACCTCAGAGGCTTTGGCCAAATTAATGTCACTTCAAGCCACCGATGCCACTGTGGTCACTTTGGGACTTGACCACTCCATCACCAG TGAGGAGCAGGTGGTGGTGGAGCTGGTGCAGCTGGGTGACATCGTGAAAGTCGCCCCGGGAGGAAGGTTCCCCGTTGATGGGCGAGTGATTGAAGGAAGCTCCATGGCAGACGAGTCCTTGATCACAG GTGAGCCGATGCCTGTCAGTAAGAAGGTGGGCAGCTTGGTGATCGCCGGCTCCATCAATGCTCACGGTGCTCTGCTGGTGGAGGCCACTCACGTCGGTGCAGACACAACTCTGTCTCAAATTGTTAAACTAGTTGAAGAGGCCCAAACCTCCAAG GCTCCCATCCAGCAGTTTGCAGACAGGCTCAGTGGCTACTTTGTGCCCTTCATTGTTATCGTTTCTCTGCTGACGCTGGTGGCCTGGCTGGCAGTCGGGTTTGTCGACTTTGATATTGTGAAGGAGAACTTCCCG GGTTACAACCAGAACATATCCAAGGCGGAAGTTATAGTTCGCTTTGCCTTCCAGGCATCCATCACAGTTCTGTCCATCGCCTGCCCCTGCTCTCTGGGGCTGGCAACCCCAACAGCTGTCATGGTGGGCACAGGGGTCGGAGCCCAGAACGGGATCCTCATTAAAGGAGGCGAGCCGCTGGAGATGGCCCACAAG ATCAATGTGGTGATGTTTGATAAGACCGGTACCATTACAAACGGCATACCACGGGTGACTCGTGTGTTGGTGCTGTGGGAAATCGCCCGTATGCCCCTGAGGAAGATCCTGGCGTTGGTCGGCACAGCGGAGGCCAGCAGCGAGCACCCACTGGGCATGGCGGTCACCAAACACTGCAAAGAG GAGCTGGGCTGTGACCTGCTGGGCTACTGCCGGGACTTCCAAGCGGTGCCCGGGTGTGGGATCAGCTGCCGGGTGTCCAACGTGGAacatctgctgcagcagcagagcgAAGAACGCTTCCTGCTGCCGGGAGCTACCACCGACGAAAGCAGCCTGCTCTCTGCCGCCGAGGCCACGCCTGCAG TTGAGCCTATGTCCTACTCTGTCCTGATTGGGAATAGAGAGTGGATGAGGAGGAACGGACACCACATCGGAGCCGACGTTGATGCCGCCATGTCCAGCCACGAGACCAAAGGGCAGACTGCTATCCTGGTGGCTATAGACG GTGTGCTGTGTGCCATGTTAGCCATCGCGGACACGGTGAAGCCAGAGTCAGCGTTAGCAGTGTTTACACTCAACAGCATGGGCATCGAGGTGGTTATGATAACAGGAGATAACAGGCGCACAGCTAAAGCCATCGCTGCACAG GTGGGGATCAGAAAGGTGTTCGCAGAGGTGCTGCCTTCACACAAGGTGGCAAAAGTGCAAGAGCTGCAGGAGCAAGGCTGGCGAGTGGCCATGGTGGGGGACGGCGTCAACGACTCGCCGGCCCTCGCTCGGGCCGACGTCGGCATCGCCATCGGCACGGGCACCGACGTGGCCATCGAGGCGGCTGACATCGTCCTCATCCGA AATGACCTGCTGGATGTGGTGGCCAGTGTTGAGCTGTCGAAGAAGACGGTGCGGAGGATAAGGACCAACTTTGTCTTCGCCCTAATCTACAACCTCGTAGGAATACCCATCGCTGCAG